Proteins encoded in a region of the Campylobacter geochelonis genome:
- the napH gene encoding quinol dehydrogenase ferredoxin subunit NapH, with translation MKINIIRRISQVAILLFFILGNLGILPILKGDLSSSMLFGKIPLSDPFAVLQIYLATFSINSVAITGALIIFLVYALVAPRAFCAWVCPINLITDFAYFIRKKLSYSKDRNFLNIPKSFRYYFLALSLILSFVLSMPAFENISFIGVVQRGIIFTNSVAIGVIFAIFVFDTFIVDRGICSRICPLGAFYAVIGKFSLIRVEHIAQNCTKCMDCKVVCPEVDVLKMVGKNDGFVASECISCGRCVDICQHNALNFSIKNNKEG, from the coding sequence TTTTGCCTATTTTAAAGGGCGATTTAAGCAGTTCTATGCTTTTTGGTAAAATTCCTCTAAGCGATCCTTTTGCCGTGCTTCAAATTTATCTTGCTACTTTTAGCATAAACTCAGTTGCTATAACTGGAGCTTTGATAATCTTTTTAGTATACGCATTAGTCGCACCAAGAGCGTTTTGTGCGTGGGTTTGTCCGATAAATTTAATAACAGACTTCGCATACTTTATAAGGAAAAAACTTAGCTACTCAAAAGATAGAAATTTTCTAAATATCCCAAAAAGTTTTAGATACTATTTTCTAGCTTTAAGCCTTATTTTAAGCTTTGTTTTATCAATGCCAGCTTTTGAAAATATAAGTTTTATAGGCGTAGTTCAAAGAGGCATTATCTTTACAAATTCAGTTGCCATAGGCGTTATCTTTGCTATTTTTGTTTTTGATACATTTATAGTAGATAGAGGTATATGTTCTCGCATATGTCCGCTTGGCGCATTTTACGCTGTGATAGGCAAATTTAGTCTTATTAGAGTTGAACATATAGCGCAAAACTGTACTAAATGTATGGATTGTAAAGTTGTATGTCCTGAGGTTGATGTGTTAAAAATGGTCGGTAAAAACGATGGTTTTGTTGCGAGTGAATGCATAAGCTGTGGAAGATGTGTAGATATCTGCCAACACAATGCACTAAATTTTAGTATAAAAAATAATAAGGAAGGTTGA
- a CDS encoding nitrate reductase cytochrome c-type subunit has translation MKKVLLSTMAVAALWAAQIDDANIGLRKANLLDENKVKLVDVNYTADAPGLATKYTRSFENAPPLISHDLEGLVPITKDLNMCITCHMPDVAKDVGATSVPKSHLVDLRTGKSDKGQLDGSRYECTICHVPQANMPVLVKNDFDPKFREESSKTSSNLLDILNQGVK, from the coding sequence ATGAAAAAGGTGTTATTAAGCACTATGGCGGTTGCCGCTTTATGGGCTGCACAAATTGATGATGCAAATATCGGGCTAAGAAAAGCAAATTTGCTAGATGAAAACAAAGTTAAATTAGTAGATGTGAACTACACAGCCGACGCTCCAGGTCTTGCGACTAAGTACACAAGATCTTTTGAAAACGCTCCACCGCTAATCTCACATGATTTAGAAGGTTTAGTTCCTATAACAAAAGATTTAAATATGTGTATTACTTGCCATATGCCAGATGTCGCTAAAGATGTAGGCGCTACGTCTGTGCCAAAATCGCATTTGGTGGATTTACGCACAGGAAAGTCTGATAAAGGTCAGCTTGATGGTTCAAGATATGAGTGTACTATCTGCCACGTTCCACAAGCTAACATGCCAGTTTTAGTTAAAAACGATTTTGATCCTAAATTTAGAGAAGAAAGTTCAAAAACAAGCTCAAATTTACTTGACATTTTAAACCAAGGCGTTAAGTAG
- a CDS encoding 4Fe-4S ferredoxin, translating to MDTQKRGLFVKSKKPITPPYFSSLFNCIDCHAPCVLACDRNLLSYNGDMVEFKVLNLGCNFCEECAKACMQTKRGVLDLKFSSQIQASAVININSCLAWNDTICFNCLDSCRFKAIEFLGVFRPMVSQKCVGCGECLSACFKNSITLNAI from the coding sequence TTGGATACGCAAAAAAGAGGGCTTTTTGTAAAGAGCAAAAAGCCCATAACTCCGCCATATTTTAGCTCTTTGTTTAACTGCATAGATTGCCATGCGCCGTGTGTTTTGGCATGCGATAGAAATTTGTTAAGCTATAATGGCGATATGGTCGAGTTTAAAGTGTTAAATTTAGGTTGTAATTTTTGCGAAGAGTGCGCAAAAGCCTGTATGCAGACAAAAAGAGGCGTGCTAGATCTTAAATTTAGTAGTCAAATTCAAGCCAGCGCAGTTATAAACATAAACTCATGCCTTGCGTGGAATGATACGATTTGTTTTAACTGCTTGGATTCTTGTAGGTTTAAAGCTATTGAGTTTTTAGGCGTTTTTAGACCTATGGTTAGCCAAAAGTGCGTTGGTTGTGGAGAGTGTTTATCGGCGTGTTTTAAAAATTCCATCACGCTAAATGCCATTTAA